In a single window of the Paenibacillus sp. MMS20-IR301 genome:
- the pflB gene encoding formate C-acetyltransferase: protein MSVIEKDVQEVKSGWRSFVKGKWSKKVDVNEFIGKNIKPYEGNEDFLVGPTSNTTELWKIISQLSKEEREKGGVWDVSLDTVSTITSHKPGYIDKDKEQIVGVQTDAPFRRSIQPFGGIKMMIDATKAYGFELPQNIVDMFTNIRKTHNQGVFDAYTPDMRAVRKSGVITGLPDAYGRGRIIGDYRRVALYGIDFLIKDKKQQLTELEVDSMTEDVIRLREELSEQIRALGELKQMAAEHGMDISKPANNFKEATQWVYFGYLAAVKEQNGAAMSLGRVSSFLDIYAQRDFEEGTLTEEQAQEIVDHFVMKLRIVKFLRTPDYNDLFSGDPTWVTESIGGMAEDGTTRVTKNSFRFLHTLYNLGPAPEPNLTVLWSEKLPEGFKKFCAKVSIETSAIQYENDDVMRPYWGEDYAIACCVSPMRIGKQMQFFGARANLAKALLYAINGGKDEKSGAQVGPEYPAITSEYLDYNEVMKRFKPMMEWLAKTYVNTLNIIHYMHDKYSYERIEMALHDRDILRTMACGIAGLSVAADSLSAIKYAKVKPIRNEEGIAIDFETEGEFPCYGNNDDAVDSIAVELVETFMTMIRKNKTYRDAVPTQSVLTITSNVVYGKKTGTTPDGRKKGEPFAPGANPMHGRDKKGALASLNSVAKLPYSDAQDGISNTFSIVPKALGKDEESRKSNLVFMMDGYFHNNAQHLNVNVFNREQLIDAMDHPENYPQLTVRVSGYAVNFIKLTREQQLDVINRTFHDSM from the coding sequence ATGTCGGTGATTGAAAAAGATGTACAAGAAGTAAAGTCGGGTTGGAGAAGTTTTGTTAAAGGCAAATGGTCCAAAAAAGTTGACGTTAACGAGTTTATCGGTAAGAACATTAAGCCTTATGAAGGAAACGAAGATTTCCTCGTAGGTCCAACAAGCAATACAACTGAACTTTGGAAGATTATTTCCCAGCTCAGCAAGGAAGAAAGAGAAAAAGGCGGCGTATGGGATGTTTCCCTGGATACTGTCTCTACTATTACTTCCCACAAACCAGGTTACATTGACAAGGACAAGGAACAAATTGTCGGCGTTCAGACTGACGCGCCTTTCAGACGTTCCATTCAACCTTTCGGCGGTATTAAGATGATGATCGATGCTACTAAGGCTTATGGCTTCGAGCTTCCGCAAAACATCGTCGACATGTTCACGAACATCCGCAAAACGCATAACCAAGGCGTATTTGATGCATATACACCAGACATGAGAGCTGTGCGTAAATCCGGCGTAATTACAGGTCTTCCTGATGCTTACGGCCGCGGACGCATCATCGGCGACTATCGCCGTGTTGCTCTGTACGGTATTGATTTCCTGATCAAAGATAAGAAACAGCAACTGACCGAGCTTGAAGTGGATTCCATGACAGAAGATGTAATCCGTTTGCGTGAAGAGCTGTCCGAGCAGATCCGTGCCCTGGGCGAACTGAAGCAAATGGCTGCTGAACATGGTATGGATATTTCCAAACCGGCCAATAACTTCAAAGAAGCTACCCAATGGGTATACTTCGGTTATCTGGCAGCAGTTAAAGAACAGAACGGTGCGGCAATGTCCCTGGGCCGCGTATCCTCCTTCCTTGACATCTATGCACAACGTGACTTTGAAGAAGGTACCCTGACTGAAGAGCAAGCACAAGAAATTGTTGACCATTTCGTAATGAAACTGCGTATCGTGAAATTTCTGCGTACGCCTGACTATAACGATCTGTTCTCCGGCGACCCTACTTGGGTTACTGAATCCATCGGCGGTATGGCTGAAGACGGAACAACCCGGGTAACTAAGAACAGCTTCCGGTTCCTGCACACCCTGTACAACCTGGGACCTGCACCAGAACCAAACTTGACTGTACTTTGGTCTGAGAAGCTTCCTGAAGGCTTCAAGAAATTTTGTGCCAAAGTTTCTATCGAAACCAGCGCTATCCAATATGAGAACGATGATGTAATGCGTCCATACTGGGGTGAAGATTACGCGATTGCCTGCTGCGTATCCCCAATGCGTATCGGTAAACAAATGCAGTTCTTTGGCGCTCGTGCCAACCTGGCAAAAGCTCTGCTCTATGCAATCAACGGTGGTAAAGATGAGAAATCCGGCGCTCAGGTAGGTCCTGAATATCCGGCGATCACTTCCGAATATCTTGATTACAACGAAGTAATGAAACGCTTCAAACCAATGATGGAATGGCTGGCTAAGACTTACGTTAACACGCTGAACATCATTCACTATATGCATGACAAGTATTCTTATGAACGTATCGAAATGGCGCTGCATGACCGCGACATTCTGCGCACGATGGCTTGCGGTATCGCTGGTCTGTCCGTTGCAGCTGACTCGCTGAGCGCAATTAAATACGCTAAGGTTAAACCGATCCGCAACGAAGAAGGAATTGCGATTGACTTCGAAACCGAAGGTGAATTCCCTTGCTACGGTAACAACGACGACGCTGTCGACAGCATCGCGGTTGAATTGGTTGAAACCTTCATGACAATGATCCGCAAGAACAAAACTTACCGTGATGCGGTTCCGACTCAATCGGTACTGACTATCACTTCTAACGTGGTATACGGTAAGAAAACTGGTACTACTCCAGATGGACGTAAAAAAGGCGAACCGTTCGCACCAGGTGCTAACCCAATGCACGGACGCGACAAGAAGGGTGCACTTGCTTCTCTGAACTCTGTAGCGAAACTGCCGTACTCCGATGCACAGGATGGTATCTCCAATACATTCTCAATCGTGCCTAAGGCTCTGGGTAAAGACGAAGAATCCCGCAAGTCCAACCTGGTATTCATGATGGACGGATACTTCCACAACAACGCTCAGCACTTGAACGTTAACGTATTTAACCGCGAACAGCTGATCGATGCTATGGATCATCCTGAGAACTATCCGCAACTGACAGTTCGTGTATCCGGTTATGCTGTTAACTTCATCAAGCTGACCCGCGAACAACAGCTGGATGTAATTAACCGGACATTCCACGATTCCATGTAA
- the pflA gene encoding pyruvate formate-lyase-activating protein, with product MLKGHIHSLETFGTVDGPGIRFVLFMQGCLLKCQYCHNPDTWGLNEGKEMTVEAVLAEIEPYLNYYKTSGGGLTVSGGEPTLQAHFVKQLFTEVKKRWNLHTTLDTNGYNDGSKISDLLDVTDLVLLDLKHIDDEAHIKLTGKSNDRTLKLARWLSDNNRKMWIRHVYVPGIHNKEEDLLSLGRFIGTLSGVEKFEILPYHVMGIYKWQELGRPYELEGVEPPSDEEVKRAYRLIEEGRMQTALV from the coding sequence ATGCTTAAAGGACATATCCACTCTTTAGAAACCTTTGGAACGGTGGATGGCCCGGGTATCCGCTTCGTGCTTTTTATGCAGGGCTGCCTGCTGAAATGCCAATATTGCCACAACCCGGATACATGGGGACTGAATGAAGGCAAGGAAATGACCGTCGAGGCTGTTCTGGCGGAAATCGAACCTTACCTGAATTATTATAAAACTTCCGGCGGCGGACTTACTGTATCTGGAGGCGAACCAACGCTGCAGGCTCATTTCGTTAAACAGCTGTTTACGGAAGTGAAGAAACGCTGGAATCTGCATACGACGCTGGACACCAATGGATACAATGACGGTTCGAAGATCAGCGATTTGCTCGATGTGACTGATCTCGTGCTGCTTGATCTGAAGCACATTGATGATGAAGCGCACATCAAGCTGACTGGTAAATCTAACGACCGCACATTAAAGCTGGCCCGCTGGTTATCTGACAATAACCGTAAAATGTGGATTCGCCACGTATACGTGCCCGGCATTCATAATAAAGAAGAGGATCTGCTGAGTCTCGGCCGGTTCATCGGTACACTGAGCGGCGTAGAGAAATTTGAAATTCTGCCTTACCATGTCATGGGGATTTATAAGTGGCAGGAGCTGGGCCGCCCTTATGAGCTTGAAGGTGTAGAACCGCCGTCCGACGAAGAAGTGAAGCGTGCATACCGCCTGATTGAAGAAGGCCGCATGCAGACTGCTTTGGTCTAA
- a CDS encoding extracellular solute-binding protein, which produces MRKSITLLLSLMLVSSALLAGCGGNNNNTAASTNEPAATNETAATNAPATEEPVSAEPFEMTIRHTQVGADKQKRLAILEDVVGKVQADVPGLTFKLDGVDSDVNRKEKLRGEMAAGNPPEIFDLFGSPDSKIYAKEGKLLDLTPILEELGIKDKFSNLDPFTYEGKIYGLPIGGSGEGFFYNKEYYTSKGWKAPTTFAELEQQLADIKADGKVPLAGASKAGWVPLMLANHLWSRYAGPDVTAKFATGEAKWNDANVVKGFAKYKEWVDKGYFKKGELGFEYAEYTTQFTSGEAILMYDGTWKSSVFKAGQSGEGLIGKVGFFNIPPVDGGVGDQTALMRDVNNGYGFSATAGDDERQLAAVKSFIKNMFNEEMQLRGLVEDGVLPAMKIDQAVLNENITDDLMSEIVAVLNGSQSSFPAFDSLVQADVTTEISNIQIQSLIGGQTTPEKMGDALQKIQEEANAAVE; this is translated from the coding sequence ATGAGAAAAAGTATAACACTGTTGTTGTCCCTGATGCTGGTAAGCTCAGCGCTGCTGGCAGGTTGTGGAGGCAATAACAACAACACTGCAGCCAGCACTAATGAGCCTGCAGCAACAAATGAAACCGCTGCAACAAATGCACCAGCTACCGAGGAACCCGTTAGTGCCGAACCTTTTGAAATGACAATCCGTCATACCCAGGTAGGGGCCGACAAACAGAAACGTCTGGCGATCCTGGAGGATGTCGTTGGCAAAGTTCAGGCAGATGTGCCAGGCCTCACCTTCAAGCTGGATGGTGTAGATTCTGATGTGAACCGTAAAGAGAAGCTGCGCGGTGAAATGGCCGCAGGCAACCCGCCTGAAATCTTCGACCTGTTCGGCAGCCCGGATTCCAAAATCTATGCCAAGGAAGGTAAGCTGCTCGACCTGACTCCTATTCTCGAAGAGCTGGGCATTAAAGATAAGTTCTCCAACCTGGATCCGTTTACTTATGAAGGCAAAATATACGGTCTGCCGATCGGCGGCTCCGGTGAAGGTTTCTTCTACAATAAAGAATACTATACAAGCAAGGGCTGGAAAGCACCGACAACCTTTGCTGAGCTGGAACAGCAGCTGGCAGATATTAAGGCTGACGGCAAAGTGCCGCTGGCAGGTGCCTCCAAGGCTGGCTGGGTACCATTAATGCTTGCCAACCACCTCTGGTCACGGTATGCCGGACCGGATGTAACTGCCAAGTTCGCTACGGGCGAAGCCAAGTGGAATGATGCGAATGTAGTGAAGGGATTCGCGAAATACAAGGAATGGGTAGACAAAGGATACTTCAAGAAAGGCGAGCTCGGCTTCGAGTATGCTGAATATACAACCCAGTTCACCAGTGGGGAAGCCATCCTCATGTATGACGGAACCTGGAAATCCTCCGTATTCAAAGCCGGTCAATCCGGTGAAGGCCTGATCGGCAAGGTCGGATTCTTCAATATTCCTCCGGTTGACGGCGGTGTAGGCGATCAGACTGCACTGATGCGCGATGTGAACAACGGCTACGGCTTCTCTGCTACTGCGGGTGATGATGAGCGCCAGCTGGCAGCAGTGAAATCATTCATTAAGAATATGTTTAATGAAGAAATGCAGCTGCGCGGTCTGGTAGAGGATGGAGTATTGCCGGCGATGAAGATTGATCAGGCGGTACTAAACGAGAACATTACCGATGATCTCATGAGTGAGATCGTAGCCGTACTGAACGGCTCGCAATCTTCATTCCCTGCCTTTGACTCCCTGGTGCAGGCGGATGTGACTACAGAAATCAGTAACATTCAGATCCAGAGTCTGATTGGCGGACAGACCACACCTGAGAAGATGGGCGATGCGCTGCAGAAGATTCAGGAAGAAGCGAATGCAGCAGTAGAATAA
- a CDS encoding sugar ABC transporter permease, with product MNKALRNPLVFVLFVIPALVLFIMFFIYPIFSSIYYSFTSWNGVSDTVKYAGLDNFKKALGDERFWVSVKNNGWFILFSVCIQVPLIVFFSLLIANVKKLKGLYKTAVFMPSIMSTAVIGILWGFIYEPNIGLFNKVLGLVGIEPIYWLSDERFAMLSILITNAWQWTGFYIVMVLAAILSIPGELDEAAAIDGATGFQRATRITLPLIVPIISVVIMLSIAGAMKAADIVIVMTKGGPAGSTEVMATYMIKYAITNFKYGYGNTIAVLIFMFTLVVTALYQLLFARRTERIEY from the coding sequence ATGAATAAAGCACTAAGAAATCCTCTGGTGTTCGTCCTGTTTGTTATTCCGGCACTGGTCCTGTTCATCATGTTCTTCATCTATCCGATCTTCAGCTCCATCTACTACAGCTTCACCAGCTGGAACGGCGTATCCGATACTGTGAAATATGCCGGTCTGGATAATTTCAAAAAAGCCCTGGGAGATGAACGCTTCTGGGTTTCAGTTAAAAATAACGGCTGGTTCATTCTGTTCTCCGTATGTATCCAGGTGCCGCTGATTGTCTTTTTCTCCTTACTGATCGCTAATGTAAAGAAGCTGAAAGGGCTCTACAAAACAGCCGTATTCATGCCTTCCATTATGTCAACAGCGGTAATCGGGATCCTGTGGGGCTTCATTTACGAGCCGAATATCGGACTGTTCAATAAGGTGCTCGGCCTGGTCGGGATTGAGCCGATCTACTGGCTGTCGGATGAACGCTTTGCCATGCTGTCCATTCTGATTACGAATGCCTGGCAGTGGACCGGATTCTACATTGTAATGGTACTGGCGGCTATTCTGTCCATACCGGGGGAACTGGATGAGGCGGCAGCCATTGACGGTGCCACGGGCTTCCAGCGTGCCACGCGCATCACCCTGCCGCTGATCGTGCCGATTATCTCCGTTGTCATCATGCTGTCCATTGCCGGTGCAATGAAAGCTGCTGATATCGTCATCGTTATGACTAAAGGCGGTCCGGCCGGTTCGACCGAGGTCATGGCCACTTATATGATCAAGTATGCAATCACCAACTTCAAATATGGGTACGGGAATACCATCGCAGTTCTGATCTTTATGTTCACGCTCGTGGTTACAGCTCTTTACCAGCTGCTGTTTGCCCGTCGTACAGAAAGGATTGAATACTGA
- a CDS encoding carbohydrate ABC transporter permease: MPRTLKKSLPHIALLGYLVVVLFPFLFVLFSSVKKDNNAIALNPFGIPKSFEFSNYVEAWVNAKISTYFFNSLYISILSSVVSILLASMFAFAVTRMRQGQWNKILFSLVLIGMLIPNNALMLPIYTIVRKLHILNTHWALIIPYIANAIPFTIIILAAFMRSLPSEIEEAAVMDGLKAPGIFARIIVPLTVPAMVTVFIVNFLGNWNEFLLANYFLSNDELRTLPVGMVQFRDQYQMNYAQMSAGIVYSVVPVIIIYAILQEKIIEGVTAGSVKG, translated from the coding sequence ATGCCGCGCACCTTGAAGAAAAGTCTGCCGCATATCGCTTTGCTGGGGTATCTGGTGGTTGTGCTTTTTCCGTTTCTCTTTGTATTGTTCTCTTCTGTTAAAAAAGACAATAACGCCATTGCCCTGAATCCGTTCGGCATCCCGAAAAGCTTTGAATTCTCGAACTATGTAGAAGCCTGGGTGAATGCCAAGATCAGCACATACTTTTTTAACAGCTTATATATTTCTATCCTGTCGTCAGTGGTATCAATTCTGCTGGCCTCGATGTTTGCCTTTGCGGTTACACGGATGCGCCAGGGGCAATGGAACAAAATTCTCTTCTCGCTGGTCCTGATCGGTATGCTGATTCCGAACAATGCGCTGATGCTGCCGATCTACACGATTGTCCGCAAGCTGCACATCCTGAATACACACTGGGCATTAATCATTCCCTATATTGCCAATGCGATTCCGTTCACAATTATTATTCTGGCGGCGTTCATGCGCTCATTACCGAGTGAAATTGAAGAAGCGGCTGTCATGGATGGCTTGAAGGCTCCGGGTATCTTTGCTAGAATTATTGTACCTTTAACAGTTCCGGCTATGGTTACAGTCTTCATTGTTAATTTCCTGGGAAATTGGAACGAGTTCCTGCTGGCGAACTATTTTCTCTCCAATGACGAGCTGCGCACACTCCCGGTCGGGATGGTGCAATTCCGTGACCAATATCAGATGAACTACGCCCAAATGTCGGCGGGGATTGTCTATAGCGTGGTTCCGGTCATCATTATTTATGCTATTTTGCAGGAGAAGATTATAGAAGGCGTTACTGCAGGCAGCGTCAAAGGATAA
- a CDS encoding sensor histidine kinase, translating to MNLRYKLFTAFLGLIIIPLFILGMIMFFVTYNSIEKKYSQQSEYSLKAISYSISNVFKDMDNVTDNGIATSVFHMALSADDPSKQDLTDAEQLSLNASQRNFRSLLYNHPSISYAFLYNFNGKGSSEIVSVFTKENFRTLPYEKFKGSDLYQEVMKLNGVPKWLAPHEYPELTGTEAVFTQIRLIKELSFFQNIGILVVQIKNWEFESIFRNLKIGDSNQKVSFMLVNDDGMILLDPDRQLDGQDFRSFTTKDITFKPGFQSFRTQFDGEKSILSVYHLKDYPWSLVSVTSWGSLSHEVTVFARWFVVVMFLCLLGAVIFNLFFMNRITGGIAVIVRFMRRVEGGDLTTRVEEKGDDEMTLLARGFNDLMDKINSLFNRVHEEQRRKNQAEMRVLQAQIKPHFLFNTLESINVLAVQNEGRKVSEMVYRLASILRISIQDRDEITLEEEVKHLRNYLDIQKFRFEDLFDYELDIPEELLGCGILKLTLQPLVENSIQHGFEGISYKGLVSVKVWEDRGNLILRIEDNGIGMTSSQLSMFQYMVSEPAEQMTEGKPEHGIHLERRGLGVRSVADRIRIEYGERYGIFICASPGTGTIIQCIIPKYGQGEDHYAKSIIG from the coding sequence ATGAACTTGCGCTATAAATTATTTACGGCATTCCTAGGCCTGATTATCATTCCGTTATTCATCCTTGGCATGATTATGTTCTTCGTCACTTATAATTCAATTGAGAAGAAGTACAGCCAGCAGTCCGAATATTCGCTTAAGGCGATCAGTTACAGTATTTCAAATGTGTTCAAGGATATGGACAATGTGACAGACAACGGAATTGCCACCTCGGTGTTTCATATGGCGCTCAGCGCAGATGATCCTTCGAAACAGGATTTGACCGATGCCGAGCAGCTCAGCCTGAATGCCAGCCAGCGCAATTTCCGTAGTCTGCTTTACAATCATCCGTCGATCAGCTACGCCTTTCTGTATAATTTTAATGGGAAAGGCAGCTCGGAGATCGTCTCGGTGTTCACTAAAGAAAATTTCCGTACACTCCCCTATGAAAAATTCAAGGGCAGTGATCTTTATCAGGAGGTTATGAAGCTTAACGGGGTTCCAAAATGGCTGGCGCCGCATGAGTATCCCGAGCTGACGGGAACAGAGGCTGTATTTACACAGATCCGGCTGATTAAGGAGTTAAGTTTCTTTCAGAATATCGGGATTCTGGTCGTCCAGATCAAGAATTGGGAGTTCGAGTCGATTTTCCGCAATCTGAAGATCGGGGACAGCAACCAGAAGGTATCCTTCATGCTAGTCAATGATGACGGGATGATTCTGCTTGACCCTGACCGCCAGCTGGACGGACAGGACTTCCGCTCTTTCACTACGAAGGATATTACCTTTAAGCCCGGCTTTCAAAGCTTCAGGACGCAATTTGATGGTGAAAAGAGTATTTTGTCCGTTTATCATCTGAAGGATTATCCGTGGAGCCTCGTTTCGGTCACCTCCTGGGGATCCTTATCCCATGAGGTTACGGTATTCGCCCGCTGGTTCGTCGTTGTAATGTTCCTGTGCCTGCTGGGTGCAGTCATCTTCAATCTCTTCTTCATGAACCGGATAACCGGCGGAATCGCCGTGATTGTCCGCTTCATGCGCCGGGTAGAGGGCGGAGATCTGACCACCAGGGTCGAGGAGAAGGGTGACGATGAAATGACGCTGCTGGCCAGGGGCTTCAATGATTTGATGGACAAAATTAATTCCCTGTTCAACAGAGTCCACGAAGAGCAGCGGCGCAAAAATCAGGCCGAGATGCGGGTGCTGCAGGCGCAGATCAAACCGCATTTTTTGTTCAATACGCTTGAATCGATCAATGTTCTGGCCGTTCAGAATGAAGGGCGCAAGGTGAGCGAGATGGTGTACCGGCTGGCCAGCATTCTGCGGATCAGCATTCAGGACAGGGATGAAATCACGCTGGAGGAAGAGGTTAAGCATCTGCGCAACTATCTCGATATCCAGAAATTCCGTTTCGAGGACCTGTTTGATTATGAGCTGGATATTCCTGAAGAGCTGCTGGGCTGTGGGATTCTGAAGCTTACACTGCAGCCGCTGGTGGAGAACAGTATTCAGCATGGTTTTGAAGGCATCAGCTATAAAGGGCTTGTAAGCGTTAAGGTCTGGGAAGACCGGGGTAACCTGATTCTGCGGATTGAGGATAACGGAATCGGCATGACCTCGTCCCAGCTGTCGATGTTCCAGTATATGGTGAGCGAACCCGCAGAGCAGATGACGGAAGGCAAGCCGGAGCATGGCATCCATCTGGAGCGGCGGGGGCTGGGTGTCCGCAGCGTAGCAGACCGTATCCGGATAGAATACGGTGAGCGGTACGGGATTTTCATCTGCGCGAGTCCGGGAACCGGCACAATCATCCAGTGCATCATACCTAAATACGGCCAGGGGGAGGATCATTATGCTAAAAGTATTATTGGTTGA
- a CDS encoding response regulator, whose amino-acid sequence MLKVLLVDDEAPILNNLNKVLPWQDMGMEVAGMARSGMEALRIAEADAPDLVLCDIRMPVMDGLTFIGRLREMGLESEVLLLSGYQEFDYAREAIRLGVKEYICKPIHYEELGNKVREIGARIRSKQYKEKLYNSIPLFQELPAAEDTAKKTPDQLMNLAAQYITERLNYDLGIEEVAQKIGISSSYFCLLFKNRFGVTFVEYVTQQRIEAAKFMLASSDKSITAISSGVGYQERRYFTKVFQKQTGMSPKEYRDKHKTAEAGQH is encoded by the coding sequence ATGCTAAAAGTATTATTGGTTGATGATGAGGCGCCTATCCTGAACAATCTGAATAAAGTACTGCCGTGGCAGGACATGGGAATGGAGGTTGCGGGGATGGCCCGCAGCGGAATGGAGGCTCTGCGGATAGCTGAAGCGGACGCGCCGGATCTGGTGCTCTGCGATATCCGCATGCCGGTAATGGATGGGCTTACCTTCATCGGCAGGCTGCGCGAGATGGGCCTGGAGAGCGAAGTGCTGCTGCTCAGCGGCTATCAGGAATTCGATTATGCCCGGGAAGCAATCCGCCTGGGTGTGAAGGAATATATCTGCAAGCCGATTCATTATGAGGAGCTGGGCAATAAAGTCCGGGAGATCGGTGCACGAATTCGCAGTAAGCAGTATAAAGAGAAGTTGTACAACAGCATTCCGCTGTTCCAGGAGCTTCCGGCAGCAGAGGATACCGCTAAAAAAACACCGGACCAGCTGATGAATCTGGCTGCGCAGTATATTACGGAGCGGCTGAATTATGATCTGGGGATTGAAGAGGTAGCGCAGAAAATCGGTATCAGCAGCAGCTATTTCTGTCTGCTCTTCAAAAACCGCTTCGGGGTGACCTTTGTGGAATATGTAACGCAGCAGCGGATTGAAGCTGCCAAATTTATGCTGGCCAGCAGCGACAAAAGCATTACCGCCATCAGCTCCGGGGTAGGCTATCAGGAACGGCGCTATTTCACCAAGGTGTTCCAGAAGCAGACGGGCATGTCTCCCAAGGAATATCGTGACAAGCATAAGACAGCAGAAGCCGGGCAGCATTAA